A section of the Babylonia areolata isolate BAREFJ2019XMU chromosome 1, ASM4173473v1, whole genome shotgun sequence genome encodes:
- the LOC143292077 gene encoding uncharacterized protein LOC143292077 translates to MGADMGLTGEALARFVVDAAAKEEDRANREEERRYRRWRDHREDEYREEERRYREKRDEEDRQRFERKMELKQEEVEAQISQPFSLAPYDGKGDFDDFLTHFERVALLNKWKPSSWAARLVTLLQGRARDACLRVPPERLHDYESLKAALLREFRLDAHAYCKRFRSMRKLAEETFIQFLERLKVCLSRWCTAAGRDYDSAEDLRDLFLQEQFLATLNPDLVSEVKREEPDRVEEVARITSKVVGARRAGRMAEGEARASRKSRDHGLGAKPHAEQKAASLGQSSSALSDSSRGVERTRGVTCFLCGKLGHVAKECRQRKKVSLVAQPSFRQQGSHSPPPSLCVNCAAKQYSPRCEAFVNGVSVPALRDTGAHMVVVARHLVSPDSFTGATVRVVLAESRCTSVLPIARVDFQSPFVEGRLDVAVMEAPVEEVLIGNTAWRENGTSVPVPVYSDASLVGAVETRAQAAARAKELPPLPVKDIQIHVSRQDLEHQQDSDPDLCQARELAVSKAVKKTRSGEVMYFRKQGILMRRFKDHRGEATQICVPKELRSTVLLLAHEAPMSGHLGVKRTQGRVFPHFYWPGMCADIRRFVRSCDRCQKTVAKGRVPKVPLVKMPLISEPFSRVAVDIVGPISPSSESGNRYILTMVDYATRYPEAVALKHVSAETVAEALFTMWTRTGVPAEVLTDRGSQFTGSVMQEVYRLLSVRGLTTTPYHAQCNGLVERFNATLKAMLRRLSHEKPRAWDRWIPALLFAYREVPQESTGYSPFELLYGRTVRGPMQILREHWLHPERPEIQTAAEYVVELRNRIAESCTIAQQNLERASRRYKGYFDAKAKQRQFAEGSKVLLLRPTKQNKLELEWQGPYTVLRRVGIADYCVQIGEKEKLYHANLLKEYIERTPRGTVALAVIEDPEVWEGTRTVERDIPLMPLEATEGPEDVVLAANNSSLKEAIREMTRGFRDVLTDLPACTNLETCTLNLTSDTPLRAKQYPLPYSQRETIQEEVQQMLKMGVIEPSSSPYSSPIVLVKKKDGKVRFCVDFRRINKITVFDAEPMPDVEALFSRLSGKKVFSKLDLSKGYWQIPMAEADRPKTAFTTPQGHFQWCVMPFGLKTAGAVFSRMMRKLVLPLNSPDVDNFMDDVLISSADETRHLRVLRSVFSRLRDCKLTARPSKCFLGHRELDYLGHHVGAGKIWPDAEKMEKIRESPRPCTKRQLRGFLGLVGFYRRFVPQFAEIALPLTEKTKSKEPNKVIWDEYCERAFLQLKQILCSRPVCCLPDLSKPFVLRTDASNVGLGALLLQDQGMGAQPVACASKKLSPAERNYPTIEKECLALVWGIQRFEPYLYGKEFVVQVDHAPLQYLDRAKTVSGRLTRWALQLQPFLFRVQAIPGKENIGADFLSRLPELDEI, encoded by the coding sequence CTGGTGAGGCCCTTGCgcggtttgtggttgatgctgctgctaaggAGGAAGATCGCGCAAATAGGGAGGAAGAGCGCCGTTACAGGCGCTGGAGGGATCACAGGGAGGATGAATATAGGGAAGAGGAAAGACGGtatagggagaagagggatgaggaggatagGCAGCGGTTTGAAAGGAAGATGGAATTAAAGCAAGAAGAGGTCGAGGCTCAAATAAGCCAACCGTTTTCCCTTGCTCCTTACGATGGGAAGGGTGACTTCGACGATTTCCTGACCCATTTTGAGAGGGTAGCGCTTCTCAATAAGTGGAAGCCAAGTTCATGGGCGGCTCGCTTGGTAACCTTGTTACAAGGTCGAGCTAGGGACGCTTGTCTGCGAGTGCCTCCGGAGCGACTTCATGACTACGAGTCATTGAAAGCTGCTTTACTCCGCGAGTTTCGGCTAGATGCCCATGCATACTGCAAGCGTTTCCGATCGATGCGGAAGCTTGCAGAAGAGACCTTTATCCAATTTCTGGAAAGgcttaaggtctgtctgtctcgctggtgCACAGCTGCCGGTCGCGATTACGACAGTGCTGAGGACCTAAGGGACTTGTTCCTCCAAGAACAGTTCCTAGCTACCCTTAACCCTGACCTCGTCAGTGAGGTAAAGCGTGAAGAACCAGATAGGGTGGAGGAGGTAGCACGCATTACCTCGAAGGTTGTCGGTGCCAGGAGAGCGGGACGGATGGCTGAGGGTGAGGCACGAGCCTCCAGGAAATCCAGAGATCATGGTCTTGGTGCCAAACCTCATGCGGAGCAAAAGGCCGCATCTCTTGGACAGAGTAGTTCCGCTCTTAGCGACAGCTCAAGGGGTGTCGAGAGAACCAGAGGAGTTACCTGTTTCCTCTGCGGGAAACTTGGACATGTGGCCAAAGAGTGCCGCCAGCGGAAGAAGGTTTCCCTTGTGGCACAGCCGAGCTTTAGGCAGCAGGGTTCCcattccccacctccatctctttgCGTTAACTGTGCTGCAAAGCAGTACTCGCCACGATGTGAGGCTTTCGTCAACGGGGTTTCAGTCCCGGCTTTGCGAGACACCGGAGCTCACATGGTTGTCGTTGCACGCCATCTGGTCAGTCCAGATTCTTTCACTGGAGCGACTGTCCGTGTGGTGCTGGCCGAATCGAGATGCACCTCTGTCCTACCCATCGCCAGAGTAGATTTCCAGTCTCCTTTCGTGGAAGGCAGGCTAGACGTGGCAGTAATGGAGGCTCCTGTGGAAGAGGTCCTTATTGGCAATACTGCCTGGCGCGAGAATGGCACTTCAGTGCCCGTGCCAGTTTACTCGGACGCCAGTCTTGTGGGTGCTGTGGAGACGCGGGCCCAAGCAGCTGCCAGGGCTAAAGAGTTACCTCCCTTGCCTGTCAAGGACATCCAGATCCATGTGTCTAGACAGGACCTAGAGCATCAGCAGGATAGCGATCCTGACCTGTGTCAGGCTCGGGAGCTGGCTGTGTCTAAAGCCGTCAAAAAGACACGATCTGGAGAGGTCATGTACTTCAGGAAGCAGGGAATACTGATGCGGCGTTTCAAGGACCATCGGGGGGAAGCAACCCAAATCTGTGTTCCTAAGGAACTGCGTTCCACAGTGTTGCTTCTTGCCCATGAAGCCCCCATGTCGGGTCATCTTGGGGTTAAGCGCACGCAGGGAAGAGTTTTCCCACatttctactggcctggcatgtgtgcTGACATTCGGCGTTTCGTCCGTTCTTGTGACAGATGCCAGAAGACGGTAGCTAAGGGTCGAGTCCCGAAAGTGCCACTCGTCAAGATGCCCCTCATTTCAGAGCCCTTCAGTCGAGTAGCTGTCGACATTGTAGGACCTATATCCCCTTCATCTGAGTCTGGCAACAGGTACATTTTAACAATGGTCGACTATGCGACCAGGTACCCAGAAGCTGTCGCTCTCAAACACGTTTCGGCTGAAACTGTGGCTGAGGCGTTGTTCACCATGTGGACACGAACAGGTGTTCCTGCTGAGGTTTTGACTGATCGTGGTTCTCAGTTCACAGGCAGTGTCATGCAGGAAGTCTATCGCCTTCTGTCTGTGCGGGGCTTgaccacaaccccctaccacgcTCAGTGCAACGGGTTGGTGGAGCGTTTTAACGCTACTTTGAAGGCAATGCTGCGGAGACTATCGCACGAGAAACCTCGAGCCTGGGACCGCTGGATTCCCGCTCTGTTATTTGCCTACAGAGAAGTTCCCCAGGAGAGCACTGGCTACTCGCCTTTCGAGCTGCTCTATGGGAGGACAGTACGGGGTCCCATGCAGATCCTCAGAGAACACTGGCTCCACCCTGAGAGGccagaaattcagactgctgctgAATACGTGGTAGAACTGCGAAACAGAATCGCAGAGTCCTGTACCATTGCTCAGCAAAACCTCGAAAGGGCCTCAAGGCGGTACAAGGGTTATTTTGAtgccaaagcaaagcaaagacagTTCGCTGAGGGAAGCAAAGTACTTCTCCTTCGCCccaccaaacagaacaaactggAACTTGAATGGCAGGGTCCATACACTGTTCTGCGTCGTGTGGGCATCGCAGATTATTGCGTTCAGATTGGCGAGAAAGAAAAGCTGTACCACGCCAATCTGTTGAAAGAATACATTGAGCGCACTCCTCGAGGGACTGTGGCTCTGGCTGTGATTGAAGACCCAGAGGTCTGGGAAGGAACGAGGACAGTGGAACGCGACATTCCACTCATGCCCCTGGAGGCAACTGAAGGTCCGGAGGATGTTGTGCTGGCCGCAAATAACTCCTCACTGAAAGAGGCCATTCGTGAAATGACTCGAGGGTTTAGGGACGTTCTCACTGACTTGCCTGCCTGTACGAACCTCGAGACATGCACGCTCAATCTCACCTCCGACACCCCTCTTAGGGCTAAGCAGTATCCACTGCCCTACTCCCAACGTGAGACGATTCAAGAGGAGGTCCAACAAATGTTGAAGATGGGCGTGATAGAGCCATCCTCGTCCCCATACTCCTCTCCTATCGTCCTCGTaaagaagaaagatgggaagGTACGGTTTTGCGTCGATTTCCGTCGCATCAATAAGATAACCGTGTTTGATGCTGAACCAATGCCAGATGTAGAGGCACTGTTCTCCCGGTTATCAGGGAAAAAGGTGTTCTCGAAGCTAGACCTTTCAAAGGGGTACTGGCAGATCCCCATGGCGGAAGCTGATCGCCCAAAAACAGCTTTCACTACTCCTCAGGGACACTTCCAGTGGTGTGTAATGCCGTTTGGCCTCAAAACTGCTGGCGCAGTATTTTCCCGCATGATGCGGAAGTTAGTACTGCCTCTCAACAGCCCGGACGTGGACAACTTCATGGACGATGTTCTCATCTCCTCCGCTGATGAAACACGGCATCTAAGGGTCTTACGCAGCGTGTTTTCCCGGTTGCGTGATTGCAAACTGACAGCACGGCCCTCCAAATGTTTTCTCGGCCACAGGGAGTTAGACTATCTGGGTCACCATGTGGGTGCTGGGAAAATTTGGCCAGATGCAGAAAAAATGGAGAAGATCCGAGAATCACCTCGTCCCTGTACGAAACGACAGCTCCGAGGGTTTCTGGGCCTCGTGGGGTTCTACAGGAGGTTCGTTCCTCAGTTTGCGGAAATCGCTCTTCCCTTGACTGAGAAAACCAAGAGCAAGGAGCCAAACAAAGTTATCTGGGATGAGTACTGCGAGAGAGCTTTTCTGCAGCTCAAACAAATCCTCTGCAGTAGGCCAGTTTGCTGTCTCCCCGATCTGTCCAAGCCTTTCGTACTGCGGACTGACGCTTCGAACGTGGGGTTGGGAGCTCTTCTGCTCCAAGATCAAGGTATGGGTGCTCAACCAGTGGCGTGTGCCAGTAAGAAATTGAGCCCAGCCGAACGCAATTACCCCACAATTGAAAAGGAATGCCTGGCTCTTGTGTGGGGTATTCAGAGGTTTGAACCCTACCTCTACGGGAAGGAGTTTGTCGTCCAGGTGGACCATGCACCGCTGCAATATCTAGACAGGGCCAaaacggtcagcggcagactgacgCGCTGGGCTCTACAGTTGCAGCCTTTTTTGTTCAGGGTGCAAGCCATTCCTGGCAAAGAAAACATTGGTGCTGACTTCCTCAGTCGTCTGCCAGAGTTGGATGAAATATAA